The nucleotide window CCGAGAAGCTTATACTGCAAAAACTGGATTGGAATTTAACAGTTACAACACCTTATGTGTTCCTTGTTAGAAATATTAAGGATGAAGACAAGATCATGGAAAATATGGTGTTTTTCTTTTCAGAGGTCAGCTTGACACATTATTCAATTGTGTGTGACTATAAACCTTCTATGATTGCTGCTTCTGCTGTGTATTGTGCAAGAATTGTTATTGGAAGGTATCCTTTATGGAACAATGATTTGAAGATATGTACCGGATACTCGGAGAAGGAGTTAAGATCGTGTGCTATGGTTATGATAGAATTGTGCAATGAAATTTGTAGAGATGGAACAATGCatgtttttaggaaattttCAAGTCGAGATTATTGTGAGGTTGCATGTGTTGCTAAAAGAGAAATCtccaaaaaacttttttatcatAGAATTTGTCTCAATATGggacaatatttttcttttcagattATTAAGAGGAACTTGAAAGCCTTATATTAATGTATACATATGTTGgatatttttcatcaattaattaatgtagAAAATTTAGTACCAATTTTGGTGAATTTGTTTATTCTCTACTCTCTGCATATTTGCTCGATTtagttcaattttaaaaaagttgtatGTGTATTTtgtatatagatattaaaagtAGTATAGGTTCTTAATGAAAAAGATTGTTTAATAAACTTGAGCAATGTATAAAAGAAAAGGATGATTGTATTTAGGAGAGGCCTAAGATCAGAGACAAcggaaaaagagaaacaaaactAACCTAAAAGGTCAAAAGACCCTAGCTTGGTCTTAGAATATCCGATTTATCTCGAGTAGAATATATCGttttcaacaacaatataacCAAATTCAATTTAGATACTGAATAGTAGACTTAAACAAAAAGGAGATATACCTTGCAACAACAATATCTCGGGCTTCAG belongs to Medicago truncatula cultivar Jemalong A17 chromosome 6, MtrunA17r5.0-ANR, whole genome shotgun sequence and includes:
- the LOC11444376 gene encoding cyclin-B1-5, with protein sequence MEKIKFVPHISLLLASKYEQRHKLHVRDLVHIPPEVVCETEKLILQKLDWNLTVTTPYVFLVRNIKDEDKIMENMVFFFSEVSLTHYSIVCDYKPSMIAASAVYCARIVIGRYPLWNNDLKICTGYSEKELRSCAMVMIELCNEICRDGTMHVFRKFSSRDYCEVACVAKREISKKLFYHRICLNMGQYFSFQIIKRNLKALY